A genomic region of Scyliorhinus canicula chromosome 4, sScyCan1.1, whole genome shotgun sequence contains the following coding sequences:
- the LOC119964228 gene encoding LOW QUALITY PROTEIN: nucleosome assembly protein 1-like 1 (The sequence of the model RefSeq protein was modified relative to this genomic sequence to represent the inferred CDS: inserted 1 base in 1 codon; substituted 1 base at 1 genomic stop codon): MRLQCWEHVNMKHGHNRSHFIPFSIVDTERTSIIEADAYEALNLVERLYIPDSAATEDHCDWKXDXNCAVIDEIQEKVTVEEDKPDEEMEEPKGIPEFWLTVFKTVDSVSDMIQEHDEPSLKHLQDVNVKYSEPGQPMSFTLEFKFEPNEYFTNEVVTKTYQMESQPGELGVFFFDEPEITGFTGCQINWKKGQNISLKTIKTKQKHTGRGTGRTVTKTVPNDYFFNFFSPPEVPEHRQLDEGSAARLTADFEIGHFLCEHIIPRAMSYFTGEATAATMVPA, encoded by the exons ATGAGATTGCAATGCTGGGAGCATGTGAACATGAAGCATGGGCACAATAGAAGTCATTTcataccattttccattgtggacacaGAACGCACGTCCATCATAGAAGCGGACGCGTATGAGGCCCTGAATCTAGTTGAAcggctgtacattccagacagcGCTGCGACAGAGGATCATTGTGACTGGAAATGAG ATAATTGTGCAGTTATCGATGAAATACAAGAGAAAGTTACAGTGGAAGAAGATAAACcagatgaagagatggaggagccaaagggaattccagaattctggttaacagtcttcaaaaCTGTGGATTCGGTCAGtgacatgatacaggagcatgacgaGCCGAGCTTAAAGCATCTACAGGATGTAAACGTAAAATATTCAGAGCCTGGACAGCCaatgagttttactctggagtttaagtttgaaccaaatgagtatttcacaaatgaggtaGTCACTAAAACATACCAGATGGAGTCACAGCCTGGCGAGTTAGGCGTTTTCTTCTTTGATGAACCAGAAATCACGGGATTCACAGGCTGCCAGATCAACTGGAAGAAAGGACAAAACATCTCATTGAAAACCATTAAAACGAAGCAGAAGCATACGGGGCGGGGTACTGGTAGAACAGTTacgaaaactgtaccaaatgactatttcttcaatttcttcagtcctcctgaagttccagaGCATAGACAGTTGGATGAAGGTTCTGCAGCAAGACTcactgctgactttgaaattggtcacttcttgtgtgaacacataattccacgTGCAATGTCATACTTTACAGGAGAAGCTACTGCGGCGactatggtacctgcctaa